GGAAACAGGATGAGAACTGTCCACCCCAAACGATATGTAGCTATAACCAGACTGGGAGCATTTGAGTATTTTATAAATATGGACGAAAAAGATACTCCAAATACTCCCATCAACAAAAGTGCTTTAGGGTTAATTCTAGTCAATTGTTTTTCCAAAATTTCTTCTCCCCTTATCAAACATTTCTTCTAATTTAAATAAAGCTTGTTTTCATTTTATCATACTCTTTTTCAATAAGAAATCCATATTCATGAGGATCATAATTATTTAGGATAAGTTTATTTAAACCTGTGATGTAGGCACTTCCTGTAATCTGCGGAATAATGGCCTTTCTTCCGCAAATTTCAATCTCTTTCGTTGCCATCCCTTTAAATATAGAACCGGTAATACCTTCATAAACGAATTCTTCCCCAAGACCTATTTTACCTTTTTCATAAAGATGGGCCAGTTTTGCACTGGTTCCAGTACCACAGGGTGAGCGATCTACCTGTGCATCTCCAAATATAACAACATTTTTTAAATTCGCTTCTGGATTATGGGACATTCCGTAAAATTCAACTAAATCTACTGTAGTTATATCCAGATATGGATGTGTAATCTCTATTGACTCATTTATTTTTTTTCTAAGTTTCATACCCAACTCCGTTAATAACGGTAAATTATTCTGTTCAATTTTAATTCCCATTCTTTCCGTATCAACAAGTACAAAAAAACTGCCTCCAAAGGCAATATCAAATTGTATCTTTCCATAAATATCCAGACTTATCTCCAAATCCTCTCTATATAGAAAAGCAGGAACATTTAAAATACTCACCTCTACTGCCCTTCCACTTTCAACTTTTACCTTAGCCCTAATTATACCCGAAGGGGTTTCCAATACTACATTTGTATAAGGTTCTACAATTTGGACTAAACCTGTTTCCACAGCTACAGTAGCTGTTCCAATGCTGCCATGACCGCACATGTTCAAATATCCGCCGCTGTCCATAAATATTACACCCAAATCGGCTTCCCCGCTTATAGGTTCTGTGACTACAGCTCCAAACATATCCCTGTGACCCCTGGGTTCCAATATAAGTGCTGTTCTGTAGTGGTCATAATTTTTTTCAAGAAATTTTTTACGTTCCATCATAGTTTTACCCTGTAATTTGGGAAAGCCCTGCAATATAATCCTTGTAGGCTCTCCCATAGTATGGGAGTCCACCGCAAGGAATGTTTTCTCGGCATTTTGTAATTTTGGTAAATACTCCATTACTGCCACTCACTTCCTTTTATGAGCATTAAACTACACATTATGTCTATATTCATAAGGTAACAGCCTCAATTGGCCAAAATGATCAAATTCCTCTATACATTGAAGCGAATCTTTAAGAATTCCCATCTGCATTTCCACATTATTTGGCTCACCTGCATTTGAGCCTATTGGTACATGGGCCGCCGCAATACGTGGGGCACCCTGCTGCTGTGCAATAGGGGGCAGTGCTGCAATTACAATACAGGACATGCCTGCTTCCTCACAAGCCCTTGTTACAATGGTAGCTGAACGGTGACAAGTACCACACCCTCCAGTACAGAGCACAATGTCTACCTCCTGTGCTTTAAGATTGGAGGCAATCTCGGGACCTGTTTCATTTTTAAACTTATCCACATTTCCTCCCCCTCCCATAAAACCATACATTTCATCTGCCAGACTTCCTATAAATCCTTCCTGAACCAGTTCACGCAATCTGTCAAGCGGAAACATTGCATTTACATCTTTATTGATATCAGAATTATCAAATCCTCCATGTGTAACCATAAGCTGTGAAGTTGGAGTATCACATGGAATTGGACGATAGGTGTAATCCCCTGCGGTATTAAAAGGTTTTTGATCCTTTTTATGAATTCCTCCTGCGGTTATAAATGCCACTTTACATTTATTTAAGGGTTTTGTAGGCGGTGTCCAAACTGC
This genomic interval from Clostridium kluyveri contains the following:
- a CDS encoding proline racemase family protein, with amino-acid sequence MEYLPKLQNAEKTFLAVDSHTMGEPTRIILQGFPKLQGKTMMERKKFLEKNYDHYRTALILEPRGHRDMFGAVVTEPISGEADLGVIFMDSGGYLNMCGHGSIGTATVAVETGLVQIVEPYTNVVLETPSGIIRAKVKVESGRAVEVSILNVPAFLYREDLEISLDIYGKIQFDIAFGGSFFVLVDTERMGIKIEQNNLPLLTELGMKLRKKINESIEITHPYLDITTVDLVEFYGMSHNPEANLKNVVIFGDAQVDRSPCGTGTSAKLAHLYEKGKIGLGEEFVYEGITGSIFKGMATKEIEICGRKAIIPQITGSAYITGLNKLILNNYDPHEYGFLIEKEYDKMKTSFI
- the prdB gene encoding D-proline reductase (dithiol) protein PrdB, which gives rise to MKLTTAVGLKSEIFVPVTPKAVWTPPTKPLNKCKVAFITAGGIHKKDQKPFNTAGDYTYRPIPCDTPTSQLMVTHGGFDNSDINKDVNAMFPLDRLRELVQEGFIGSLADEMYGFMGGGGNVDKFKNETGPEIASNLKAQEVDIVLCTGGCGTCHRSATIVTRACEEAGMSCIVIAALPPIAQQQGAPRIAAAHVPIGSNAGEPNNVEMQMGILKDSLQCIEEFDHFGQLRLLPYEYRHNV